One genomic segment of Candidatus Polarisedimenticolaceae bacterium includes these proteins:
- the fusA gene encoding elongation factor G encodes MPPFPKECIRNIGIVAHIDAGKTTTSERFLFYSGRSHKMGEVHDGQAIMDFREDERDRGITISAAATTLSWAGHRINLIDTPGHVDFTAEVERALRVLDGAVVIFDGVEGVEPQSETVWLQADRYHVPRLAFVNKMDRIGADFAAAVRGIEERLGAKAIPIQIPDGAAETFAGVVDLIAERHLTFDQGSLGREVVAAPVPAHMTADVAAARASMIEKLADLHEPLAELYLAETPIGQDDLHAALRAVTVGHKAVPVLCGAALRNAGIQPLLDAVCAYLPSPLDVGPAQGTDPKDGSAVERPPEDKAPFSALVFKIQADASADLFFLRVYSGTLEAGERAWNPRTRDRERLRRVLRMHADRGEPVETLEAGDIVAVAGLHRSVTGDTLCEEGRPVLLEPIRFPTTVVSVAIEPKTSADRDKLADLIPRLQREDPTLRTAIDPDTGQQILSGMGELHLDVTLKRIERDFGVKLGWGKPRVSFRETIRAPAQGVATYQRQVAGEQLYAKVKLRIEPLADPGARPDVVSGLAPGAIPQSFVPALVDSVANAADGGGLYGYPVTGLKATIEDAAFSDAGQPEIAINSAASHAFREALKQAGAIVLEPYGRLEIRIPDEYLGAVMKTLQQRRAVVMDTAGGTGVTIVRGVAPIADMFGYLTALRSHTQGRGAFALEPLDYRPLPANLTALHHEKLIG; translated from the coding sequence GTGCCCCCGTTCCCGAAGGAATGCATTCGCAACATCGGAATCGTTGCCCACATCGATGCGGGCAAGACGACGACGAGCGAGCGCTTCCTCTTCTACTCCGGCCGCAGCCACAAGATGGGCGAGGTCCATGACGGCCAAGCGATCATGGACTTCCGGGAAGACGAGCGCGATCGCGGCATCACGATCTCGGCCGCGGCAACGACGCTCTCGTGGGCCGGTCACCGCATCAATCTGATCGACACCCCCGGTCACGTCGACTTCACCGCGGAGGTCGAGCGCGCGCTCCGCGTGCTCGACGGCGCCGTCGTCATCTTCGACGGGGTCGAGGGGGTCGAGCCGCAGTCCGAGACCGTCTGGCTCCAGGCCGACCGCTACCACGTCCCGCGGCTCGCCTTCGTCAACAAGATGGACCGCATCGGCGCCGACTTCGCCGCCGCGGTGCGGGGGATCGAGGAGCGTCTCGGCGCCAAGGCGATCCCGATCCAGATCCCCGACGGCGCCGCCGAGACTTTCGCCGGCGTCGTCGATCTCATCGCCGAGCGGCATCTCACCTTCGACCAGGGGTCGTTGGGGCGTGAGGTCGTCGCCGCTCCGGTTCCGGCGCACATGACCGCCGACGTCGCCGCGGCGCGCGCCTCGATGATCGAGAAGCTGGCCGATCTCCACGAGCCGCTCGCCGAGCTGTACCTCGCGGAAACTCCCATCGGCCAAGACGACCTCCACGCCGCGCTCCGCGCCGTCACCGTCGGGCACAAGGCGGTCCCCGTCCTCTGCGGTGCGGCGCTCCGGAACGCGGGGATCCAGCCGCTCCTCGACGCGGTGTGCGCCTATCTCCCGTCGCCGCTCGACGTCGGCCCCGCTCAAGGGACCGACCCGAAGGACGGGAGCGCCGTCGAGAGGCCGCCCGAGGACAAGGCGCCGTTCTCGGCGCTCGTCTTCAAGATCCAGGCCGACGCGTCGGCCGACCTCTTCTTCCTTCGCGTCTATTCCGGGACCCTCGAAGCCGGTGAGCGCGCGTGGAACCCGCGCACGCGCGACCGCGAGCGGTTGCGTCGCGTGCTGCGCATGCATGCCGATCGCGGCGAGCCGGTGGAGACGCTCGAGGCGGGCGACATCGTCGCGGTCGCCGGCCTCCACCGCTCGGTGACCGGCGACACGCTCTGCGAGGAAGGGCGCCCCGTCCTCCTCGAGCCGATCCGCTTCCCGACGACGGTCGTCTCGGTGGCGATCGAGCCGAAGACGAGCGCCGACCGCGACAAGCTCGCCGATCTGATCCCGAGGCTGCAGCGGGAGGACCCGACGCTGCGCACCGCGATCGACCCGGACACAGGCCAGCAGATCCTGTCGGGGATGGGCGAGTTGCACCTCGACGTCACGCTCAAGCGGATCGAGCGGGACTTCGGCGTCAAGCTGGGGTGGGGGAAGCCGCGCGTGTCGTTCCGCGAGACGATTCGCGCGCCGGCCCAAGGCGTCGCGACCTACCAGCGCCAGGTCGCCGGGGAGCAGCTCTACGCGAAGGTCAAGCTCAGGATCGAGCCGCTCGCCGATCCCGGCGCCCGGCCCGACGTCGTCTCCGGCCTCGCCCCGGGCGCGATTCCTCAGTCGTTCGTGCCGGCGCTCGTCGACAGCGTCGCGAATGCGGCTGACGGCGGCGGCCTCTACGGCTACCCGGTCACCGGCCTCAAGGCCACGATCGAAGACGCCGCCTTCTCGGACGCGGGCCAGCCGGAGATCGCGATCAACTCCGCGGCGAGCCACGCCTTCCGCGAGGCGCTCAAGCAGGCGGGAGCGATCGTCCTCGAGCCGTACGGGCGCCTGGAGATCCGTATCCCGGACGAGTACCTGGGCGCCGTCATGAAGACGCTCCAGCAGCGCCGCGCCGTCGTCATGGACACGGCGGGGGGCACCGGCGTGACGATCGTCCGCGGCGTCGCCCCCATCGCCGACATGTTCGGCTACCTGACCGCGCTCCGCTCCCACACCCAGGGCCGCGGCGCCTTCGCGCTCGAGCCTCTCGATTACCGCCCGCTTCCGGCGAATTTGACGGCGCTCCATCACGAGAAGCTGATCGGATAG